One Phaseolus vulgaris cultivar G19833 chromosome 4, P. vulgaris v2.0, whole genome shotgun sequence DNA window includes the following coding sequences:
- the LOC137837939 gene encoding uncharacterized protein, with protein MSVELKLSRSNRIYRPSEALEGKIIVKTQSSISHYGIRLTLKGSVVLQVRGGSAGVVESFYGVIKPIPIVNRTIEVKSSGKIGLGTSEIPFSLNLRQQDKNLERFYETFHGANISIQYLVTVDIPRGYLHKSLSATMEFIVESDKADLLQRPLSPEMVIFYITQDTQRHPLLPEIKSGGFRVTGKISTQCSLSGPISGELTVEASAVPIQSIDIQLFRVESILLGEKIVTETSLIQTTQIADGDVCRHLSLPIYVILPRLVTCPTILAGPFSIEFKVAIVISFQSELSKLHKKSDPKTPRLWLAMETLPLELVRAK; from the exons ATGTCCGTGGAACTCAAGCTCTCTCGTTCCAATCGTATCTATCGACCTTCG GAAGCTCTCGAAGGCAAAATCATTGTCAAAACTCAGTCTTCAATTTCCCACTATGGAATTCGCCTCACTCTCAAAGGATCCGTCGTATTGCAG GTTCGTGGAGGATCAGCTGGGGTTGTTGAATCCTTCTATGGCGTTATTAAGCCTATCCCAATTGt GAACAGGACCATTGAGGTTAAATCTTCTGGAAAGATTGGTTTGGGTACATCAGAG ATACCATTTTCACTGAATCTGCGACAGCAGGACAAAAATTTAGAAAGATTTTATGAGACGTTCCATGGTGCAAATATAAGCATCCAG TATTTGGTGACTGTAGATATACCTCGTGGATACTTGCATAAATCATTATCAGCAACAATGGAGTTCATTGTTGAAAGTGATAAAG CTGATCTTCTACAAAGACCACTTTCTCCAGAGATGGTAATCTTTTACATCACTCAAGACACTCAAAGGCATCCTCTACTTCCTGAAATAAAATCTG GTGGATTTCGGGTGACAGGAAAAATCTCAACTCAGTGTTCTTTGTCTGGTCCTATCAGTGGTGAGTTAACAGTAGAAGCTTCTGCAGTTCCAATTCAGTCAATTGACATTCAGTTGTTTCGAGTCGAATCAATTCTTCTTGGGGAGAAAATTGTGACTGAAACCTCTCTGATTCAAACAACACAG ATAGCAGATGGAGATGTATGCCGACATTTGAGTCTGCCTATTTATGTAATACTACCACGTCTTGTGACCTGTCCAACAATCTTAGCTGG TCCCTTCTCAATTGAGTTCAAAGTTGCAATTGTTATAAGCTTTCAGTCAGAGCTGAGTAAATTGCATAAGAAATCTGACCCCAAAACTCCAAGACTCTGG CTGGCAATGGAAACATTACCACTTGAGTTGGTTAGGGCAAAGTaa
- the LOC137837941 gene encoding pentatricopeptide repeat-containing protein At1g63080, mitochondrial-like translates to MNLFQEMHRRNIVPNTVTCNSLIDGLCKSGRISDVWDLIEDMHDRNQQPDLFTYNTLLDTLCKNHHVDKAIELVSKMTEKGIRPNIYTFTILIDGMCKVDRIENARQIFQNVLIKGYCVDVLAYSAMINGLCKKGLLDEALTLWCMMKDNGCMPDAITFEIMICALLERDETDKAEKFLREMGTRGLLKSQVEIESFTEYG, encoded by the coding sequence ATGAATCTCTTTCAGGAAATGCATAGGAGGAATATAGTTCCAAATACAGTGACTTGCAATTCTCTTATTGATGGTTTATGCAAATCTGGGAGAATCTCTGATGTTTGGGATCTGATTGAGGACATGCATGATAGAAATCAACAACCAGATCTATTCACTTACAATACCTTATTGGACACTTTATGCAAAAACCATCATGTAGACAAGGCAATTGAATTAGTCAGTAAAATGACAGAGAAGGGAATTCGGCCGAACATATACACTTTTACAATACTTATTGATGGAATGTGTAAAGTGGATAGAATTGAGAATGCCCGACAGATTTTTCAAAATGTGTTGATTAAAGGCTACTGTGTCGATGTACTCGCATATAGTGCTATGATCAATGGTTTATGTAAAAAGGGTTTACTTGATGAGGCATTGACCTTGTGGTGCATGATGAAAGACAATGGTTGCATGCCCGATGCTATAACTTTTGAAATAATGATTTGTGCACTCCTTGAAAGGGATGAGACTGATAAGGCAGAGAAATTTCTTCGGGAAATGGGCACTAGAGGCTTGTTGAAATCACAAGTAGAGATAGAGTCTTTTACTGAGTATGGATAG